One Benincasa hispida cultivar B227 chromosome 5, ASM972705v1, whole genome shotgun sequence genomic window carries:
- the LOC120077226 gene encoding ATP synthase epsilon chain, chloroplastic-like — MDIIRRIDPLLTVQEYVELGMSGSTGERSFANIITSIRYWIIHSGQIGVLPDHAPIATAIDIGILKIRLTPNDGWLTMALMVGFARIGNNEVTILVNDAEKASDIDPQKAQQTLEIAEAQGKRQTIEANLALRRARTRVEAINGVPS, encoded by the exons ATGGATATTATCAGGAG AATCGATCCCCTTTTGACTGTACAAGAATATGTGGAGCTCGGCATGTCTGGAAGCACAGGAGAACGTTCTTTTGCTAATATTATCACCAGTATTCGATACTGGATCATTCATAGTGGCCAAATTGGTGTATTACCAGATCACGCACCTATTGCCACAGCTATAGATATAGGTATTTTAAAAATACGCCTTACTCCTAATGACGGATGGTTAACGATGGCTCTGATGGTTGGTTTTGCTAGAATAGGCAATAATGAGGTCACTATTTTAGTAAATGATGCGGAGAAGGCTAGTGACATTGATCCACAAAAAGCTCAGCAAACTCTTGAAATAGCGGAAGCTCAGGGCAAGAGACAAACAATCGAGGCAAATTTAGCTCTCAGACGAGCTAGGACACGAGTAGAGGCTATCAATGGCGTACCTAGTTAA